In Daphnia pulex isolate KAP4 chromosome 7, ASM2113471v1, one genomic interval encodes:
- the LOC124198326 gene encoding rhotekin-like isoform X3, with protein MGPRKQSKAETVEHQSPIYLKHVSNFKASLRRRDSARFLRTKEYDLEQKIDVEIRIREGTTKLLAACQHPSQALEAAKTLHTSNERMNVYMTELQSRKRDLLQSRPPPASIVTATSSSRSRKSACPARLGLTDLRFPLMWKDTDHFKNRGDYRRFAVFCLAKVGTEVMDTSLITPVDRSATDITFPDALVFTSAQPDFKMKLEVYSCMLQDDLSIASTPRKLQKSLHSSISRTLGRKLSATLKDPHGLKNDAIGPKFDLVATVTLGLEEVHDSVKSHDLVLENLENPCHQLPLFDHFCCRLAAEPECLSLEQTASVTLKSPPSTNQSGKSSKSDPPPVWAALGGFNLALWKKKEHRQDKNRSPLLSVSLGQGATMAEERGEVVLTAMDDDDEEKRVEFRCSDAHFISALSQRIVDASAWGPKVSRSQMVIHSPQPTNGSPNSRWAPRTGSLYEDIPLFEEPQKSYSRRPTVHEVFSLSHNRSTAGGIVDGLDNGYKSSSRLPSQTAMHPPPSPPSPPNTRSRSSSTSTSSGSLPSWGSMRGLPNFFRFTRTSIRK; from the exons GAATACGATCTGGAGCAGAAGATTGATGTTGAAATTCGCATTCGCGAAGGAACGACAAAGCTGCTGGCCGCTTGCCAACATCCCAGTCAAGCCCTGGAAGCGGCCAAGACGTTGCACACTTCCAACGAGCGCATGAATGTCTACATGACGGAACTGCAGTCTCGAAAACGCGATTTGTTGCAGTCCAGGCCGCCGCCAGCGTCGATTGTCACGGCAACGTCGTCATCCCGCTCGAG GAAATCGGCTTGCCCGGCTCGACTGGGTTTGACGGATTTACGCTTCCCGCTCATGTGGAAAGACACGGATCACTTCAAGAATCGCGGCGACTATCGACGCTTTGCCGTTTTCTGCCTGGCCAAAGTCGGCACTGAAGTGATGGACACGTCGCTCATCACGCCCGTCGACCGCTCCGCAACTGACATCACCTTTCCAGACGCCCTCGTCTT CACGTCTGCCCAGCCGGACTTCAAAATGAAGTTGGAAGTGTATTCGTGCATGCTGCAGGATGATTTGTCTATTGCGTCAACACCCCGCAAGCTGCAAAAGTCGCTGCACTCGTCCATTTCCCGGACGCTCGGCCGCAAATTATCTGCCACGCTGAAAGATCCTCACGGGCTCAAAAACGACGCCAT TGGGCCGAAATTCGATCTGGTGGCGACTGTAACGCTGGGCCTGGAAGAGGTCCACGATTCCGTCAAGTCTCACGATCTGGTGCTTGAGAATTTGGAGAATCCCTGTCACCAGTTGCCTCTGTTTGATCATTTCTGCTGCCGGCTTGCCGCTGAACCGGAGTGCCTGTCTCTGGAGCAGACGGCCAGTGTCACGCTCAAGTCTCCACCCAGCACCAATCAAAGCGGCAAGTCGAGCAAATCGGATCCGCCGCCCGTGTGGGCCGCTCTGGGCGGATTCAACTTGGCTctctggaagaagaaagagcaCCGACAAGACAAGAATCGTAGCCCTCTTCTCTCCGTCTCGCTTGGCCAA GGCGCGACCATGGCCGAGGAGCGCGGCGAGGTTGTCCTCACCGCCatggatgacgacgacgaggaaaaGCGAGTCGAGTTCCGGTGCTCCGACGCTCATTTCATTTCGGCCCTGAGTCAGCGCATCGTTGACGCCAGCGC ATGGGGCCCGAAAGTATCTCGCAGTCAAATGGTTATTCATTCGCCTCAGCCGACCAACGGTTCTCCAAACAGCCGGTGGGCTCCTCGAACCGGTTCGCTCTACGAAGATATTCCACTTTTCG AAGAGCCACAAAAGTCATACAGCAGGAGACCGACCGTGCACGAGGTCTTTAGTTTATCTCACAACCGATCGACGGCTGGCGGAATCGTGGACGG GCTGGATAACGGCTATAAAAGCAGCTCGAGGCTACCAAGTCAAACGGCCATGCACCCGCCACCGTCGCCACCGTCGCCTCCCAACACCCGGTCCAGGTCGTCTAGCACTTCAACGTCGTCGGGATCGTTGCCCAGCTGGGGCTCCATGAGGGGTTTGCCCAACTTTTTCCGTTTCACTCGCACAAGCATTCGCAAATGA
- the LOC124198326 gene encoding rhotekin-like isoform X2, with the protein MASARKSSRRSLPMLFMSNQQVQRSNNLANHHHHQSIIPESSSPFGSLTHDLDLYYIRQIASHMKEYDLEQKIDVEIRIREGTTKLLAACQHPSQALEAAKTLHTSNERMNVYMTELQSRKRDLLQSRPPPASIVTATSSSRSRKSACPARLGLTDLRFPLMWKDTDHFKNRGDYRRFAVFCLAKVGTEVMDTSLITPVDRSATDITFPDALVFTSAQPDFKMKLEVYSCMLQDDLSIASTPRKLQKSLHSSISRTLGRKLSATLKDPHGLKNDAIGPKFDLVATVTLGLEEVHDSVKSHDLVLENLENPCHQLPLFDHFCCRLAAEPECLSLEQTASVTLKSPPSTNQSGKSSKSDPPPVWAALGGFNLALWKKKEHRQDKNRSPLLSVSLGQGATMAEERGEVVLTAMDDDDEEKRVEFRCSDAHFISALSQRIVDASAWGPKVSRSQMVIHSPQPTNGSPNSRWAPRTGSLYEDIPLFEEPQKSYSRRPTVHEVFSLSHNRSTAGGIVDGLDNGYKSSSRLPSQTAMHPPPSPPSPPNTRSRSSSTSTSSGSLPSWGSMRGLPNFFRFTRTSIRK; encoded by the exons atggctAGTGCCAGAAAGTCAAGTCGTCGGAGTTTGCCAATGCTGTTCATGTCGAACCAGCAGGTTCAGCGCAGCAATAACCTGGctaaccaccaccaccatcagtCCATCATCCCTGAATCGTCATCTCCTTTCGGTTCGCTAACGCACGACCTAGATTTGTACTACATTCGACAAATCGCCAGTCATATGAAG GAATACGATCTGGAGCAGAAGATTGATGTTGAAATTCGCATTCGCGAAGGAACGACAAAGCTGCTGGCCGCTTGCCAACATCCCAGTCAAGCCCTGGAAGCGGCCAAGACGTTGCACACTTCCAACGAGCGCATGAATGTCTACATGACGGAACTGCAGTCTCGAAAACGCGATTTGTTGCAGTCCAGGCCGCCGCCAGCGTCGATTGTCACGGCAACGTCGTCATCCCGCTCGAG GAAATCGGCTTGCCCGGCTCGACTGGGTTTGACGGATTTACGCTTCCCGCTCATGTGGAAAGACACGGATCACTTCAAGAATCGCGGCGACTATCGACGCTTTGCCGTTTTCTGCCTGGCCAAAGTCGGCACTGAAGTGATGGACACGTCGCTCATCACGCCCGTCGACCGCTCCGCAACTGACATCACCTTTCCAGACGCCCTCGTCTT CACGTCTGCCCAGCCGGACTTCAAAATGAAGTTGGAAGTGTATTCGTGCATGCTGCAGGATGATTTGTCTATTGCGTCAACACCCCGCAAGCTGCAAAAGTCGCTGCACTCGTCCATTTCCCGGACGCTCGGCCGCAAATTATCTGCCACGCTGAAAGATCCTCACGGGCTCAAAAACGACGCCAT TGGGCCGAAATTCGATCTGGTGGCGACTGTAACGCTGGGCCTGGAAGAGGTCCACGATTCCGTCAAGTCTCACGATCTGGTGCTTGAGAATTTGGAGAATCCCTGTCACCAGTTGCCTCTGTTTGATCATTTCTGCTGCCGGCTTGCCGCTGAACCGGAGTGCCTGTCTCTGGAGCAGACGGCCAGTGTCACGCTCAAGTCTCCACCCAGCACCAATCAAAGCGGCAAGTCGAGCAAATCGGATCCGCCGCCCGTGTGGGCCGCTCTGGGCGGATTCAACTTGGCTctctggaagaagaaagagcaCCGACAAGACAAGAATCGTAGCCCTCTTCTCTCCGTCTCGCTTGGCCAA GGCGCGACCATGGCCGAGGAGCGCGGCGAGGTTGTCCTCACCGCCatggatgacgacgacgaggaaaaGCGAGTCGAGTTCCGGTGCTCCGACGCTCATTTCATTTCGGCCCTGAGTCAGCGCATCGTTGACGCCAGCGC ATGGGGCCCGAAAGTATCTCGCAGTCAAATGGTTATTCATTCGCCTCAGCCGACCAACGGTTCTCCAAACAGCCGGTGGGCTCCTCGAACCGGTTCGCTCTACGAAGATATTCCACTTTTCG AAGAGCCACAAAAGTCATACAGCAGGAGACCGACCGTGCACGAGGTCTTTAGTTTATCTCACAACCGATCGACGGCTGGCGGAATCGTGGACGG GCTGGATAACGGCTATAAAAGCAGCTCGAGGCTACCAAGTCAAACGGCCATGCACCCGCCACCGTCGCCACCGTCGCCTCCCAACACCCGGTCCAGGTCGTCTAGCACTTCAACGTCGTCGGGATCGTTGCCCAGCTGGGGCTCCATGAGGGGTTTGCCCAACTTTTTCCGTTTCACTCGCACAAGCATTCGCAAATGA
- the LOC124198325 gene encoding peroxidase-like: MMLRWITFSIVLVAVIAGVVENEVDEQPFLREFSEDEMRMSEEAGYSYVDRLTQLEEDLFAQGQYVKEDSPFYRMSQFKKPQPEAQELSRKSLLMLEAARYLKAQMSLTGEVKADLRQLLTSPKPTSPKPTTTPPRTTTTTPKPTTKTTKPTTTTTKPTSTTTKPTTKTTKPTTTTTKPTTTTTKPTTKTTKPTTTTTPKTTSTKTTKATSTTTTKATSTTTPKATSTTTPKAFSTTTTKATTSTRTSTTIGSTTTSPSSTNNTCLGVTTCPTVSKYRTFDGSCNSLTLTNLGKSFTDYRRLSSPAYADGIQSPRVSSNGSELNSARLISTTIFGGADRPLSTTTLALMQFGQFINHDFESTTQFTFTNGSDISCCSSTGGTLNASQLHPACLPVSVPTNDRFWNVNSPSITTCMNFVRSISGPRLDCSIGYADQLNQNTHWMDASTVYGSTPATAASLRSFTGGLLLTTKDAISATTSRDLLPLTSPCTTGACFLAGDSRATEQPQLTVMHTIWLREHNRIAKALAVVNPTWNDTILFQEARRIVIAEMQHITYKEFITALLSPGTITKYSLAPLASGFLTNANTSRVSTGPISNEFATAAFRMGHSLVQGSVQLFAENGTLLTSSYTMSDTFNNAAMLVNDKTYLDAVIRGLLTEPSQSVDQNVDDSLWNRLFRARNIRFDVVALNIQRGRDHGIPSYNTYRQFCGFTKATSFADLSVPSTTNPVIKPDLVPLLQQVYNSVDDIDVYVAGLLEAPLGGSIAGPTLNCLLGEQFNQIKYADRYFYELGGQAHSFSSAQLSEIRKASLARIFCDNSDGTVLSVQPKAFIPVSATNAKVLCTGTTIPSLNLTMWKNEVLF, translated from the exons ATGATGCTACGCTGGATCACTTTCTCTATTGTGCTGGTTGCG GTAATCGCCGGTGTCGTTGAAAATGAAGTTG ACGAACAACCGTTTCTTCGTGAATTTTCCGAGGACGAAATGAGGATGAGCGAAGAAGCTGGTTACAGTTACGTCGATCGATTGACCCAACTGGAAGAGGACCTCTTCGCACAGGGACAATACGTCAAGGAAGACTCACCCTTTTACCGCATGTCGCAGTTCAAGAAACCTCAGCCAGAAGCCCAGGAACTCTCACGCAAATCCCTCCTTATGTTGGAAGCCGCTCGATACCTCAAAGCGCA gATGAGCTTGACGGGTGAAGTCAAAGCAGATCTGCGACAATTGCTAACCTCTCCTAAACCAACATCTCctaaaccaacaacaactcctcctagaacaacaacaaccactcCCAAACCAACCACAAAAACTACTAAACCAACCACAACAACCACTAAACCCacctcaacaacaactaaaccaaccacaaaaacaactaaaccaaccacaacaacaactaaaccaaccacaacaacaactaaaccaACCACTAAAACTACTaaaccaacaaccacaacaactcCTAAAACAACATCCACAAAAACAACTAAAGCaacatccacaacaacaactaaagcAACATCCACAACAACTCCTAAAGCAACTTCCACAACAACTCCTAAAGCATtttccacaacaacaactaaagcAACAACTTCTACAAGGACGTCAACTACAATCGGAAGCACTACCACCAGTCCCTCCAGCACCAATAATACTTGCCTTGGTGTGACAACGTGCCCCACAGTTTCCAAATACCGTACGTTTGATGGATCTTGCAACAGCTTGACACTCACAAACCTTGGCAAATCTTTCACTGACTATCGCCGTTTGAGTTCACCCGCATACGCAGATG GTATTCAATCTCCCCGTGTGTCTAGTAACGGTTCAGAGTTGAACAGTGCACGTCTTATAAGCACCACCATCTTCGGAGGTGCTGACAGACCCCTCAGTACCACTACATTAGCACTGATGCAGTTTGGACAGTTTATTAACCACGATTTTGAATCAACGACTCAGTTCACCTTTA CAAACGGATCGGACATCAGCTGCTGTTCCAGTACCGGTGGCACGTTGAACGCTTCCCAACTTCATCCGGCTTGTTTACCCGTTTCCGTACCAACCAACGATAGATTCTGGAACGTCAACTCACCGTCCATCACAACCTGCATGAACTTTGTTCGCTCCATCTCCGGTCCGCGACTGGATTGCAGCATTGGATACGCCGACCAA CTCAATCAAAACACGCACTGGATGGATGCCTCCACGGTTTACGGATCGACTCCGGCAACTGCCGCTTCACTCCGTAGTTTCACCGGCGGTCTTTTATTGACAACCAAAGACGCAATTAGTGCAACAACCAGTCGAGATTTACTTCCATTGACGTCTCCCTGCACCACTGGTGCTTGTTTTTTGGCAG GTGATTCGAGAGCTACTGAGCAGCCACAACTAACTGTCATGCATACCATCTGGCTTCGTGAACACAACCGAATCGCCAAGGCATTGGCTGTTGTTAATCCAACATGGAATGACACAATCCTGTTTCAGGAGGCCAGACGAATCGTCATCGCAGAAATGCAACATATTACCTACAAAGAATTCATCACTGCTTTGTTGA GTCCGGGAACCATTACCAAGTACAGTCTTGCTCCACTGGCATCCGGTTTTCTTACGAATGCCAACACCAGCAGAGTATCTACCGGACCCATCAGTAACGAATTTGCCACTGCTGCTTTCCGTATGGGTCATTCTCTCGTTCAAGGATCAGTCca ACTTTTTGCTGAAAACGGCACATTGCTGACGAGTTCTTATACCATGAGCGATACCTTTAACAATGCGGCAATGCTCGTCAATGACAAAACATATTTGGATGCCGTTATTCGGGGTCTTCTCACCGAACCTTCTCAATCAGTGGACCAAAATGTGGACGACTCGTTGTGGAATCGGCTCTTTAG AGCGAGAAACATCCggtttgatgttgttgctttAAACATCCAACGCGGCCGCGATCATGGTATTCCAAGCTACAATACCTATCGCCAATTTTGCGGTTTTACGAAAGCCACCAGTTTCGCTGATTTGAGCGTTCCATCGACAACTAATCCAGTTATCAAGCCAGAt TTGGTTCCTCTTCTACAGCAGGTGTATAACTCTGTTGATGATATTGATGTCTACGTAGCTGGACTTTTGGAAGCGCCTCTCGGTGGTTCCATCGCCGGACCAACTTTAAACTGTTTACTGGGTGAACAATTCAATCAGATTAAGTATGCCGATCGCTATTTCTACGAACTTGGTGGTCAAGCTCACTCATTTTCCTCAG CCCAGTTATCCGAAATCAGAAAAGCTA GTTTGGCACGCATTTTTTGCGACAACAGTGACGGCACAGTTTTGAGCGTTCAGCCCAAAGCTTTCATTCCAGTCAGCGCGAC GAATGCCAAAGTCCTTTGCACTGGAACCACTATCCCAAGTTTGAACTTAACAATGTGGAAAAACGAAGTTTTATTCTAA
- the LOC124198328 gene encoding nucleotide exchange factor SIL1-like encodes MDKFFAICIFISCFCAKLNAGEDAVPPIMSEVNAKSEENKFIPTNEWQVIPEGQGIPRGLHVRIDMQTGLKEAKLLEEENDETTAKTSSALISTGAVEDGEEVKAELNHSEIKEALKKIKNDAKDTSEEKTGRSFRTYDQIKEEMKQVEQSIKTEYEIVKELVAKYKSLEDDSERQYILNDLEFYVHQYDNAQDFVKMGGFKDVVLPALNSTSKDLRSSAAFLLGSACQSNPKAQIAAIEIGSLPHLIRLVSLDLNPEVRNRALYAISSIVRNFPLAQKALVQHGGMTAFADIFLTDSADLIKLQLKIVTLLGDIILEKDMAAQRLRDHQTDESSESTSSDAEKDMLVEKLRQYEAAGVEKVLVEQSFCRLLPRLLKSIRKEDDKQTRREDMSSVQGRPFREEHDVVEKVLQAMLILTRSCKTEFQSFRSQIQTLGERYHKLKSLEEADVSSKADQDSIDLYYSKIHDMCQKLWSELELERDEL; translated from the exons ATGGACAAATTCTTTGCcatttgtattttcatttcctgCTTTTGTGCAAAACTTAATGCCGGCGAGGATGCGGTACCGCCAATAATGTCTGAGGTCAATgcaaaatcagaagaaaacaaatttatccCAACAAACGAATGGCAAGTTATCCCCGAAG GTCAGGGAATACCTCGAGGCTTGCATGTCAGAATTGATATGCAAACTGGGCTGAAGGAAGCCAAATtgctagaagaagaaaatgatgaaacaactGCAAAGACATCATCAGCTTTAATCAGCACAGGTGCTGTTGAAGATGGAGAAGAAGTCAAAGCTGAGCTTAATCATTCGGAAATAAAGGAAGCATTAAAGAAGATCAAGAATGATGCTAAAGATACGAGTGAGGAGAAGACTGGAAGAAGTTTTCGTACTTACGATCAGATTAAAGAAGAGATGAAACAAGTTGAGCAAAGCATCAAAACAGAATATGAAATCGTGAAAGAACTTGTTGCCAAGTACAAAAGCCTTGAAGATGATTCAGAGCGTCAGTACATTCTGAATGATCTGGAATTTTATGTCCACCAGTATGACAATGCACAGGATTTTGTGAAAATGGGTGGTTTCAAAGATGTTGTACTCCCTGCATTAAATTCAACCAGCAAAGACCTAAGGAGTTCTGCAGCATTCCTGCTAG gTTCTGCTTGCCAAAGCAATCCAAAAGCACAAATTGCTGCAATCGAAATTGGTTCGCTGCCTCATTTGATCCGACTCGTTTCTTTAGATCTGAATCCCGAAGTTCGCAATCGAGCATT GTACGCGATTTCCAGTATTGTTCGTAATTTCCCGTTGGCCCAAAAAGCTCTCGTTCAGCATGGAGGAATGACAGCCTTCGCCGATATCTTTCTCACGGATTCGGCCGACCTGATCAAACTGCAACTGAAAATCGTTACACTGCTGGGAGACATCATTTTGGAGAAGGACATGGCAGCCCAGCGTTTACGAGACCACCAGACGGACGAGTCGAGTGAAAGTACCAGCAGCGATGCCGAGAAGGACATGCTGGTCGAAAAACTGCGTCAATACGAAGCTGCCGGCGTCGAGAAAGTGCTAGTCGAGCAGAGCTTTTGTCGTCTTTTACCTCGACTTTTGAAGAGCATTCGCAAAGAAGATGACAAGCAAACTCGCCGCGAAGATATGAGCTCCGTCCAAGGCCGTCCATTCAGAGAAGAACACGACGTGGTCGAAAAGGTCCTTCAAGCGATGCTGATTCTAACGCGATCATGCAAGACGGAATTTCAATCTTTCCGCAGTCAAATACAAACCTTGGGGGAAAG GTACCACAAGTTGAAAAGTCTGGAAGAGGCCGACGTGAGTTCCAAGGCGGACCAAGACTCGATCGATTTGTATTACAGCAAAATTCACGACATGTGTCAGAAGCTTTGGTCGGAACTCGAGCTGGAGAGAGATGAACTTTAA